A stretch of the Cyanobacterium stanieri LEGE 03274 genome encodes the following:
- the lptC gene encoding LPS export ABC transporter periplasmic protein LptC, which translates to MYRKIIPLLTILLISGCQNQPPINDTNNNQTVESGIVLSDATIEQSNNDGENFWRLRVGKVTYSQDNKNATIEDITANLLQNGEIVLKISAQNGEVINDGEEINLTGEIIAFDTRNEMEIRGEKLYWKPEQNYFTLEENIEAIHTQIRLVTQQAEYNTATQVLQLTEDIVANTFEPQLKILADAIIWQIEQGLISTDLPFEVSRYEDEQITDTLKATTAEMNLNDNILIVENNIEYQSLNPPLQGAGSRMRWDYNNRIVEADKMIRLVEVDEQITMTANQGKVDLTENKVYLSKQIFGESLDNEAKLYADNVIWNLNDQNIDAQGNVVYQQINPVVNFRGNRAQGKLQDKQVTVTGNGNNRVVTTIYP; encoded by the coding sequence ATGTACCGAAAAATTATCCCCCTCCTCACCATTCTCCTCATTAGCGGTTGCCAAAATCAACCCCCCATCAACGACACCAACAACAATCAAACAGTAGAATCAGGCATCGTCTTAAGTGATGCCACCATCGAACAATCCAACAACGATGGTGAAAACTTCTGGCGACTACGAGTCGGTAAAGTAACCTACTCCCAAGACAACAAAAACGCCACCATCGAAGATATTACCGCTAACTTACTCCAAAATGGAGAAATCGTCCTCAAAATCAGCGCCCAAAACGGGGAAGTTATCAACGACGGAGAAGAAATCAACCTCACCGGGGAAATCATAGCCTTCGACACCCGTAACGAAATGGAAATCCGAGGAGAAAAACTATATTGGAAACCAGAGCAAAACTACTTTACCCTTGAAGAAAATATCGAAGCAATTCATACCCAAATCAGATTAGTTACCCAACAAGCAGAATATAACACCGCCACCCAAGTATTACAACTAACAGAAGACATTGTCGCTAATACCTTTGAACCACAATTAAAAATCCTTGCCGATGCCATCATCTGGCAAATAGAACAGGGGTTAATCAGTACAGACTTACCATTTGAAGTCAGCCGTTACGAAGATGAGCAAATCACAGATACCCTAAAGGCTACCACAGCAGAAATGAATCTCAACGATAACATTTTAATAGTAGAAAATAACATCGAATATCAATCCCTAAATCCTCCCCTACAAGGGGCAGGTAGCCGAATGCGATGGGATTATAATAACAGAATTGTTGAAGCCGATAAAATGATACGTTTAGTAGAAGTAGATGAACAAATTACCATGACGGCAAATCAAGGTAAAGTTGACTTAACAGAGAATAAAGTTTATCTGAGTAAGCAAATTTTTGGAGAATCCCTAGATAACGAAGCGAAACTATATGCCGATAATGTAATCTGGAATTTAAATGATCAAAATATAGACGCTCAAGGTAACGTGGTATATCAACAGATAAATCCCGTAGTTAACTTTCGAGGAAATAGGGCGCAAGGCAAACTACAAGATAAACAAGTAACAGTAACAGGCAACGGTAATAATCGAGTAGTTACCACCATTTATCCTTAA
- the purL gene encoding phosphoribosylformylglycinamidine synthase subunit PurL — protein sequence MSAPFTPEEIASEGLKPSEYEDIVQRLGRHPNRAELGMFGVMWSEHCCYKNSRPLLSQFPTTGERILVGPGENAGVVDFGDGLQVAFKIESHNHPSAIEPFQGAATGVGGILRDIFTMGARPIAILNSLRFGNLDNPHTKRIFQGVVEGISHYGNCLIAEETLIWRDEKGIHFDTIGNFVEKHLSDTHEDTLELQKSIETLSFNQETQETTWQPIRRIYKRFTNQLITLKTALGRKITLTPDHPQLVAQNGQWQIKDAKELQKGDLIPLLLNLPFNEAKTEDLNLISLLGEEFNDVYVDFPDHWCELQTEVLKRKLKEIEPNAEPRHRYLTQGYLPINLYRQLESLVNIEPSELRLYRRSGKANYMKAVLKIDEDFARLLGYYLSEGCVSQNGNTYKIIFTFGLHEKEYVEDVINLIEKLGLKACIEERKSTFAVYTTSWLLGHLLKEVWQCGHKAPLKAFPDCFFSWSPTLQEEGLKGLLRGDGSLTTKTTGNHAKIGFATTSQKLFEQTIFLLQNLGVVPYIYRKPAQISTIEGRQCESLPLWQLEINNVDNLAKFVKIFSEERNQQLVSALEKYQGNQHSFPRYHVSNQVAFVKIKDIEVQEVENYPVYDIEVDNTHLFVTTSGIITHNCIGVPTVGGEVYFNSAYKGNPLVNAMAIGLMETETIVKSGASGVGNPVLYVGSTTGRDGMGGASFASAELTDDSMDDRPAVQVGDPFLEKSLVEACLEAFKTGAVVAAQDMGAAGITCSTSEMAAKGGLGIELDLDKIPARETGMIPYEYLLSESQERMLFVAQKGREQELIDIFERWGLHAVVAGEVIEEQIVRILHQGSIAAEVPSTALADNTPVYHHELLSEAPEYAQKAWAWHEKELPECDENGVKGQKWSEVLLTLLDQPTIASKRWIYRQYDHQVQNNTVMLPGGADAAIIRVRPVNGKPQLAKTGIAATTDCNPRYVYLDPYVGASLAVAEAARNLSCVGAQPIAVTDNLNFGSPEKPIGYWQLHHACSGISEACRQFETPVTGGNVSLYNETVDSEGNPQPIYPTPVIGMVGLIPDISKIAGQGWQQEGDLIYFLGAFNPSLGASEYLATIHDTIAGKPPALDFDLEKAVQKACREGIRHGLVKSAHDCAEGGLTVALAECCIGGSLGAVVNVPAFAGRLDTALFGELASAIIVSVSPDNKEAWEHFLTDNLPNNWQEIGSVKGDSLQVNSSSISLVNLNLTTMVDTWEGAIARRL from the coding sequence ATGTCAGCGCCCTTTACCCCTGAAGAAATCGCCTCCGAAGGTTTAAAACCCTCTGAATATGAAGATATTGTCCAACGTTTAGGCAGACACCCCAACCGAGCAGAATTAGGGATGTTTGGGGTAATGTGGTCAGAGCATTGTTGTTATAAAAATTCCCGTCCTCTCCTTTCCCAATTTCCCACCACAGGGGAAAGAATTTTGGTAGGGCCTGGGGAAAATGCAGGGGTTGTGGATTTTGGTGATGGTTTACAGGTAGCCTTCAAGATTGAATCCCATAACCATCCCAGTGCGATCGAGCCCTTCCAAGGAGCCGCCACAGGGGTAGGGGGTATCCTCCGAGATATTTTTACCATGGGCGCGCGTCCCATCGCCATTTTAAACTCTCTTCGATTTGGTAATTTAGATAATCCCCACACCAAGAGAATTTTTCAAGGAGTGGTAGAGGGTATAAGTCATTACGGCAACTGTTTGATTGCAGAAGAAACCCTTATATGGCGTGATGAGAAAGGAATACATTTTGACACCATTGGCAACTTTGTAGAAAAACATTTATCAGATACCCATGAGGATACCTTAGAACTACAAAAATCCATTGAAACCCTATCCTTTAACCAAGAAACCCAAGAAACCACTTGGCAACCCATTCGCCGTATATATAAACGATTCACTAACCAACTAATCACCCTCAAAACGGCTTTAGGCAGAAAAATCACCCTCACCCCAGATCATCCCCAGTTAGTAGCGCAAAACGGACAATGGCAAATTAAAGATGCCAAAGAACTACAAAAAGGAGATTTAATACCTTTATTACTAAATTTACCCTTTAATGAAGCAAAAACAGAAGATTTAAACTTAATTTCCCTTTTAGGAGAAGAATTTAACGACGTTTATGTCGATTTTCCAGATCATTGGTGTGAATTACAAACTGAAGTCTTAAAAAGAAAACTCAAGGAAATCGAACCTAATGCAGAACCAAGACATCGTTATCTCACACAGGGATATTTACCCATTAATCTTTATCGTCAACTAGAATCCTTAGTTAACATTGAACCTTCGGAATTACGTCTTTATCGCCGTAGTGGTAAAGCTAATTATATGAAAGCGGTTTTAAAAATAGATGAAGATTTTGCCCGTTTATTAGGCTATTACTTGTCAGAAGGTTGTGTTTCTCAAAATGGTAACACTTACAAAATCATCTTTACTTTTGGACTCCATGAAAAAGAATATGTGGAAGATGTCATTAACTTAATTGAAAAATTAGGTTTAAAAGCCTGTATTGAAGAAAGAAAGTCAACTTTTGCCGTTTATACTACTTCTTGGCTATTAGGACATCTCTTAAAAGAAGTTTGGCAATGCGGACATAAAGCACCCCTCAAAGCCTTTCCTGATTGTTTCTTTAGTTGGTCACCTACATTACAAGAAGAAGGATTAAAAGGTTTATTGAGAGGGGATGGTTCATTAACCACAAAAACCACTGGTAATCACGCCAAAATAGGTTTTGCTACCACTAGCCAAAAACTATTTGAACAAACAATATTTTTATTACAAAATTTAGGGGTAGTTCCTTATATTTACCGTAAACCAGCTCAAATATCTACCATTGAAGGCAGACAGTGTGAATCTTTACCCCTATGGCAACTAGAAATTAATAATGTTGATAATTTAGCTAAATTTGTCAAGATTTTTAGTGAAGAAAGAAATCAACAATTAGTCTCTGCTTTAGAAAAATATCAAGGCAATCAACATTCGTTCCCTCGTTATCATGTTTCCAATCAAGTAGCCTTTGTTAAAATAAAAGACATCGAAGTTCAAGAGGTTGAAAATTACCCCGTGTATGATATTGAGGTGGATAATACTCATTTATTTGTCACCACTTCAGGAATCATTACCCATAATTGTATCGGCGTTCCCACTGTGGGGGGTGAGGTGTATTTCAATTCCGCCTATAAAGGAAACCCCCTCGTTAATGCCATGGCCATCGGCTTGATGGAAACCGAAACCATTGTTAAATCAGGGGCTTCTGGGGTAGGTAATCCCGTATTATATGTGGGTTCTACCACAGGACGAGATGGTATGGGTGGAGCTAGTTTCGCCAGTGCCGAGTTAACGGACGATTCCATGGACGATCGCCCCGCAGTGCAAGTAGGAGATCCTTTCCTCGAAAAATCCCTGGTAGAAGCCTGTTTGGAGGCTTTTAAAACAGGAGCAGTGGTAGCGGCCCAAGACATGGGCGCGGCAGGAATTACCTGTTCTACCTCAGAAATGGCCGCCAAAGGAGGATTGGGCATCGAATTGGATTTGGACAAAATCCCTGCTAGGGAAACGGGCATGATACCTTATGAATATCTGCTTTCCGAATCCCAAGAAAGAATGTTATTTGTGGCTCAAAAAGGCAGAGAACAAGAATTAATCGATATTTTCGAGCGTTGGGGACTCCATGCCGTGGTGGCGGGGGAGGTAATCGAAGAACAAATTGTGCGCATCCTCCACCAAGGGAGCATCGCCGCTGAAGTGCCTTCCACTGCCCTAGCGGACAACACCCCCGTCTATCACCATGAATTATTATCCGAAGCTCCCGAATATGCCCAAAAGGCATGGGCTTGGCATGAGAAAGAATTGCCTGAGTGCGACGAAAATGGGGTCAAAGGTCAAAAATGGTCTGAAGTGTTGTTAACCCTCCTAGATCAGCCTACCATCGCTTCTAAAAGATGGATTTATCGCCAATACGATCACCAAGTACAAAACAATACCGTGATGCTCCCTGGGGGCGCTGATGCCGCCATTATTCGGGTGCGTCCTGTAAATGGAAAACCTCAATTGGCGAAAACGGGTATTGCTGCAACCACTGATTGTAACCCCCGTTATGTCTATCTTGATCCCTATGTGGGAGCATCTTTGGCGGTGGCAGAGGCAGCCCGTAACCTCAGCTGTGTGGGGGCGCAACCCATTGCGGTAACGGATAACCTTAATTTTGGTAGCCCTGAAAAGCCCATCGGTTATTGGCAGTTGCACCATGCTTGTAGTGGTATTTCCGAAGCCTGTCGTCAGTTTGAAACCCCTGTAACGGGGGGTAATGTTTCCTTGTATAACGAAACGGTGGATAGCGAAGGCAATCCTCAACCCATCTATCCTACCCCTGTGATTGGGATGGTGGGTTTGATTCCCGATATTAGCAAAATTGCGGGGCAAGGATGGCAACAGGAAGGGGATTTAATTTACTTCTTAGGGGCTTTTAATCCTAGTTTGGGGGCTTCTGAGTATTTAGCGACTATCCATGACACCATCGCTGGAAAACCTCCTGCCCTCGATTTTGATTTAGAAAAGGCGGTACAAAAGGCTTGTCGTGAGGGGATTCGTCATGGTTTGGTGAAATCTGCCCATGATTGTGCGGAGGGCGGTTTAACGGTTGCCCTTGCTGAATGTTGTATCGGTGGCAGTTTGGGAGCAGTGGTTAATGTACCTGCTTTTGCTGGCCGTCTGGATACGGCTTTGTTTGGGGAGTTGGCAAGTGCCATTATTGTTTCTGTTTCCCCTGATAATAAAGAGGCATGGGAACATTTTTTGA
- the petL gene encoding cytochrome b6-f complex subunit PetL, with product MSGVIAYVGIIGAFTVAAVGLYYGFRALKLL from the coding sequence ATGTCTGGTGTAATTGCTTATGTTGGCATCATCGGTGCTTTCACCGTGGCGGCGGTTGGTTTATATTACGGTTTCCGTGCTTTAAAATTATTATAA
- a CDS encoding tetratricopeptide repeat protein: MFLKKGFIIYSWLILLLTISSVFNPVVAQNRRANPINENVRDELLPRRNNLTQGEKEALKIALEELNQLAQSQLELGNEDEAFDIWYRQIRLTRFLGAREEVELIGEVGAVAWARGRGDDVNFLSERLSVLQRESTTNNLLNPQLLPYFLEAYETLRDVDNSIALRRQLLDDARGEDEEEDIINNLEALGSLYLSKFDYFNAQPIYEELLTFAQENNNFLAESNYLRRLSEINGAILRPENAVEYKKQLIANYVRNNNLRAVALLEISMGDDYKLLDNPQEAANFYQEAFNTAWAQGQFAIATDALKRLANLYQEYEQLDSALTVYDELIKLQQQAYNYYGLMETYESMGIIYQQQGNINQARIYFSQALQIAQEINYKQDYYQNLLSQL; this comes from the coding sequence ATGTTCCTTAAAAAAGGTTTTATTATCTATTCTTGGTTAATTTTATTGTTAACTATATCTTCAGTTTTTAACCCTGTTGTTGCCCAAAACAGAAGGGCTAATCCCATTAATGAAAATGTTAGGGATGAGTTATTACCAAGAAGAAATAATTTAACTCAAGGGGAAAAAGAAGCCTTAAAAATTGCTCTTGAGGAGTTAAATCAGTTGGCACAAAGTCAGTTAGAGTTGGGTAATGAGGATGAGGCGTTTGATATTTGGTATCGTCAAATTAGGCTAACTCGTTTTTTGGGGGCTAGGGAAGAAGTTGAGTTAATTGGTGAAGTGGGCGCCGTGGCATGGGCAAGGGGTAGGGGAGATGATGTTAATTTTTTGAGCGAGAGGTTATCGGTTTTACAAAGGGAAAGTACGACTAATAATCTTTTAAATCCTCAGTTGTTGCCTTATTTTTTGGAAGCCTATGAAACTTTGAGGGATGTTGATAATTCCATTGCGTTAAGGAGACAGTTGTTAGATGATGCCCGTGGAGAAGATGAGGAGGAGGATATTATTAATAATTTGGAGGCTTTGGGTAGTTTATATCTGAGTAAGTTTGATTATTTCAATGCTCAACCGATTTATGAGGAGTTGTTAACTTTTGCTCAAGAAAATAATAATTTTTTGGCTGAGTCTAATTACTTAAGGCGTTTATCGGAGATTAATGGAGCGATATTACGTCCTGAAAATGCGGTGGAGTATAAGAAGCAGTTAATTGCTAATTATGTGAGAAATAATAATTTAAGGGCTGTGGCATTGCTAGAAATTTCTATGGGTGATGATTATAAGTTATTGGATAACCCTCAAGAGGCGGCTAATTTTTATCAGGAGGCTTTTAATACTGCATGGGCGCAAGGACAATTTGCGATCGCAACGGATGCCCTAAAAAGATTAGCAAATTTATATCAAGAATATGAACAATTAGATTCTGCCCTAACTGTCTATGATGAATTAATCAAACTACAACAACAGGCCTATAACTATTATGGATTAATGGAAACCTATGAAAGCATGGGAATAATTTATCAACAACAAGGCAACATCAACCAAGCGAGGATTTATTTTAGTCAGGCTTTACAAATTGCCCAAGAAATTAACTATAAACAAGACTATTATCAAAACTTACTTTCTCAACTGTAA
- the def gene encoding peptide deformylase gives MVEILQIGNPILRKVAPRVENIHASDIQELIDMMLKMVFERHGVGLAAPQIGYSTRVVVVASHPNARYPHAPFMAPMEMINPEIISFSDDFLMEEEGCLSVKGTRADVLRYGAIALTYYNRKGEKQEREFHGFIARIIQHEIDHLNGILFVDHLKKTQNPAIA, from the coding sequence ATGGTAGAAATTTTACAAATTGGTAATCCTATTTTAAGAAAAGTAGCTCCCCGGGTGGAAAATATTCACGCCTCAGACATACAAGAGTTAATTGATATGATGTTAAAAATGGTGTTTGAGCGCCATGGGGTAGGTTTGGCTGCCCCTCAAATTGGTTATTCTACTCGGGTGGTGGTGGTGGCTTCCCATCCGAATGCCCGTTATCCCCATGCCCCTTTCATGGCACCCATGGAGATGATTAACCCTGAAATTATTTCCTTTTCCGATGATTTTTTAATGGAGGAGGAAGGCTGTTTAAGTGTTAAAGGCACAAGGGCTGATGTATTACGTTATGGGGCGATCGCCCTTACATACTACAATAGAAAAGGGGAAAAACAAGAAAGAGAATTCCATGGTTTTATTGCTAGAATTATACAACACGAAATTGACCACTTAAACGGAATCCTATTTGTAGATCACCTCAAAAAAACCCAAAACCCCGCCATAGCCTAA
- the aroB gene encoding 3-dehydroquinate synthase, which yields MQSIIPVKLPQNAYEIHIATDGLKEIGKKAKSLNIGKKVLVISNPEIFDYYGQTVIDSFTQEGFSVNYHLIPAGESYKTLDSISKIYDTALNLRLERNSTMVALGGGVIGDMTGFAASTWLRGINFIQIPTSLLAMVDASVGGKTGVNHPQGKNLIGAFYQPKLVLIDPLVLKTLPEREFRAGMAEVIKYGVIWDKELFNRLESANNLNSMDVLSADLLSYILERSCLAKAEVVRRDEREGGVRAILNYGHTVGHGVESLTNYNTFVHGEAVAIGMAVAGKIAVEAGLWTEDELIRQNDLIKKAGLPLDIPATVDREDLLDSLQLDKKVKAGKVRFILPTEIGKVIIRDDIQTDLLRNCFRAS from the coding sequence ATGCAGTCAATCATCCCTGTTAAATTGCCCCAAAATGCCTACGAAATTCATATCGCTACAGATGGATTAAAAGAAATTGGCAAAAAAGCAAAGTCTTTAAATATCGGCAAAAAAGTTTTAGTGATTTCTAACCCCGAAATTTTTGACTACTACGGGCAAACGGTAATCGATTCTTTTACCCAAGAAGGATTTTCCGTTAATTATCATCTCATTCCTGCGGGGGAAAGTTATAAAACCCTTGATTCCATTAGTAAAATTTACGATACAGCCTTAAATTTAAGACTCGAAAGAAATTCCACCATGGTAGCTTTGGGGGGTGGGGTGATTGGTGATATGACAGGTTTTGCGGCTTCTACTTGGTTAAGGGGAATTAATTTTATTCAGATTCCCACTTCTTTACTGGCTATGGTAGATGCTTCGGTGGGGGGCAAAACGGGGGTAAATCATCCCCAGGGAAAAAATTTGATTGGGGCTTTTTATCAACCTAAATTGGTTTTAATTGATCCTCTTGTGTTAAAAACACTGCCAGAGCGAGAGTTTAGGGCAGGTATGGCGGAAGTTATTAAATATGGAGTGATTTGGGATAAAGAGCTTTTTAACCGCCTAGAATCAGCAAATAATCTTAATTCTATGGATGTTTTAAGTGCTGATTTACTCAGTTATATTTTAGAACGTTCTTGTCTTGCTAAGGCTGAGGTGGTGCGACGGGATGAAAGGGAAGGGGGAGTAAGGGCTATCCTTAATTATGGACATACGGTAGGCCATGGAGTGGAGAGTTTGACGAATTATAATACTTTTGTCCATGGAGAGGCTGTGGCCATTGGTATGGCTGTGGCTGGAAAAATTGCTGTGGAAGCTGGTTTATGGACAGAGGATGAGTTAATCAGACAAAATGATTTAATTAAAAAGGCTGGTTTACCTTTGGATATTCCTGCAACGGTGGATAGGGAAGATTTATTGGATAGTTTGCAGTTGGATAAGAAGGTTAAGGCTGGAAAGGTGCGTTTTATTTTACCGACGGAGATAGGTAAGGTAATTATTCGGGATGATATTCAGACGGATTTATTGAGGAATTGTTTTCGGGCTAGTTAG